A DNA window from Myripristis murdjan chromosome 19, fMyrMur1.1, whole genome shotgun sequence contains the following coding sequences:
- the LOC115378227 gene encoding galanin receptor type 2 → MNTSSLNSSYWRPESVVISLVFSVIFLVGTVGNSLVLAVLIRKGQDSKTTNLFILSLAVADLSFIIFCVPFQATIYTMDEWVFGPVVCKVVHFIIFLTMYASIFTLVAVSLDRYLAICYPLHSRETRTPKNALTSICLVWGLALVFSGPYLSYYRQMDLGGAVVCIPAWESKPRIAMDVCTFVFGYLIPVLMLSLTYARTIRYLWTAVDPVKDMSESRRAKRKVTKMIIIVAVLFCLCWLPHHLVILVMWFGHFPLNHTTYVLRILSHLVAYANSCLNPIVYALISKHFRKGFRRVFGCTLRKRVVNKVHIIQVASTVSSMETST, encoded by the exons atgaatacctCCTCACTCAACTCCTCTTACTGGAGACCAGAGTCGGTGGTCATTTCCCTggtgttttcagtcattttcctgGTCGGCACCGTGGGAAACTCTCTGGTCCTCGCCGTGCTCATCCGCAAGGGGCAAGACAGCAAGACGACAAACTTATTCATCCTGAGCCTCGCAGTTGCAGATCTGAGTTTTATCATCTTCTGTGTGCCCTTTCAAGCCACTATCTACACCATGGATGAGTGGGTGTTCGGTCCTGTGGTTTGTAAGGTGGTCCACTTCATCATTTTTCTCACCATGTACGCCAGCATCTTTACCCTGGTAGCTGTTTCCCTGGACAG GTATCTGGCCATTTGCTACCCACTTCACTCCAGGGAGACGAGAACACCAAAGAATGCCCTGACCTCTATCTGCCTGGTGTGGGGCTTGGCCTTGGTATTCTCTGGACCGTATCTTAGCTACTACAGACAAATGGACCTGggtggtgctgtggtgtgtATTCCTGCCTGGGAGTCCAAGCCCCGCATCGCGATGGATGTGTGCACCTTCGTCTTTGGGTACCTCATCCCCGTCCTGATGCTCAGCCTGACCTACGCTCGCACCATCCGCTACCTGTGGACCGCCGTTGACCCGGTAAAGGACATGTCCGAGTCTCGGAGGGCCAAGCGGAAGGTCACCAAGATGATCATCATCGTGGCTGTTCTCTTCTGCCTCTGCTGGCTGCCCCATCATCTGGTCATTTTGGTCATGTGGTTCGGACACTTCCCCCTCAACCACACCACCTACGTCCTCCGCATCCTGTCCCACCTGGTGGCATATGCCAACTCTTGCCTCAACCCTATCGTCTACGCGCTCATCTCCAAGCACTTCCGCAAGGGCTTCAGGAGAGTGTTTGGCTGCACGCTGAGGAAGAGGGTGGTCAACAAGGTGCACATTATCCAGGTGGCGAGCACGGTCAGCAGCATGGAGACGTCCACCTAG